One Paraburkholderia sp. IMGN_8 DNA window includes the following coding sequences:
- a CDS encoding LysE family transporter, translating to MHAFSMMSDGFFLSLSLCLDIGLVNVAMISLTLSHGFKPGFWLGLGSCIGDLIYAALALAGMAALLQFESVRWVVWIGGAAILLFLTWKMAREAMFPASAPPVAGEADPNAPHLSAWRGFLRGVLLAVSSPSAILWFAAVGGALIAKAGAASVSTAPVFLGGFFLGGLCWTIFICGLGSHGRKRAGTGLLRACHVLSALLFAYFSYSVIVNGYRDLIVQTAHAAS from the coding sequence ATGCATGCCTTTTCAATGATGTCGGATGGCTTTTTTCTGTCGTTGTCGTTGTGCCTGGATATCGGTCTCGTCAACGTCGCGATGATTTCGCTGACGCTCTCGCATGGCTTCAAACCAGGCTTCTGGCTGGGTCTCGGTTCCTGCATCGGCGATCTGATTTACGCAGCACTCGCGCTCGCGGGCATGGCGGCGCTGTTGCAGTTCGAATCGGTCCGCTGGGTCGTGTGGATCGGCGGTGCGGCGATTCTGCTGTTTCTCACCTGGAAGATGGCGCGCGAAGCGATGTTCCCGGCATCGGCGCCGCCGGTTGCAGGCGAAGCGGACCCGAATGCGCCGCATCTGTCCGCTTGGCGCGGTTTTCTGCGCGGCGTGTTGCTGGCGGTGTCGTCGCCGTCCGCGATTCTGTGGTTCGCGGCAGTCGGCGGTGCGCTGATCGCGAAAGCGGGTGCGGCCAGCGTGAGCACTGCGCCGGTGTTCCTCGGCGGCTTCTTTCTCGGCGGCCTGTGCTGGACGATCTTTATCTGCGGACTCGGCAGCCACGGACGCAAACGCGCCGGCACCGGTCTGCTGCGCGCCTGTCACGTGCTGTCGGCGCTGCTGTTCGCGTACTTCTCGTATAGCGTGATCGTCAACGGGTATCGCGATCTGATCGTGCAGACCGCGCACGCAGCGAGCTAA
- a CDS encoding UbiD family decarboxylase, producing MKYKDLRDFVGRLETIGELRRIPQNVSPILEMTELCDRVLRAGGPALLFESKREHAFPVLGNLFGTPRRVALGMGVDAQAGEGDGAALESLRDVGRLLSALKEPEPPKGLKDAGKLFSLAKAVWDMAPKTVSAPPCQEIVWEGNNVDLAKLPIQTCWPGDAGPLITWGLTVTKGPNKSRQNLGIYRQQLIGRNKLIMRWLAHRGGALDFREFALQNPGKPYPVAVVLGADPATILGAVTPVPDTLSEYQFAGLLRGGRTELARCITPGVDTLQVPARAEIVLEGFIYPQEGAPSPVPSGAPPRPSKGASAGYEHALEGPYGDHTGYYNEQEWFPVFTVERITMRRDAIYHSTYTGKPPDEPAVLGVALNEVFVPLLQKQFTEITDFYLPPEGCSYRMAIVQMKKSYPGHAKRVMFGVWSFLRQFMYTKFIVVVDEDVNIRDWKEVIWAITTRIDPARDTVLVDRTPIDYLDFASPVAGLGSKMGLDATNKWPGETDREWGRPIVMDDAVKQRIDTLWNELGL from the coding sequence ATGAAATACAAAGACCTGCGCGACTTCGTCGGCCGTCTCGAAACGATCGGGGAACTGCGCCGTATCCCGCAAAACGTCTCGCCAATCCTGGAAATGACCGAGCTGTGCGATCGCGTGCTACGCGCCGGCGGTCCAGCTTTGCTGTTTGAGAGCAAGCGGGAGCATGCGTTCCCGGTGCTCGGCAACCTGTTCGGCACGCCGCGCCGCGTCGCGCTCGGCATGGGTGTCGACGCACAAGCCGGTGAAGGGGATGGCGCCGCGCTGGAGTCGTTGCGCGACGTCGGACGCCTGCTGTCGGCACTCAAGGAACCGGAGCCGCCCAAGGGGCTCAAGGACGCCGGCAAACTGTTTTCGCTTGCGAAGGCTGTTTGGGACATGGCGCCGAAAACAGTGAGCGCGCCGCCCTGCCAGGAAATCGTCTGGGAGGGCAACAATGTCGACCTCGCGAAGCTGCCGATTCAGACCTGCTGGCCGGGCGATGCGGGACCGCTGATCACATGGGGTCTGACCGTCACAAAGGGTCCAAATAAGAGCCGCCAAAACTTAGGCATCTACCGCCAGCAACTGATCGGCCGTAACAAATTGATCATGCGGTGGCTCGCCCATCGCGGCGGCGCGCTCGATTTCCGCGAATTCGCGCTGCAGAATCCGGGCAAACCGTATCCCGTGGCCGTGGTGCTCGGCGCCGATCCGGCAACCATCCTCGGCGCGGTCACACCGGTGCCCGACACGCTGTCCGAATACCAGTTCGCCGGACTGCTGCGCGGCGGGCGCACCGAGCTCGCCAGGTGCATTACGCCGGGTGTCGACACTTTGCAGGTGCCGGCGCGCGCCGAGATCGTGCTCGAAGGCTTCATCTATCCTCAGGAAGGCGCGCCCTCGCCTGTCCCGTCCGGCGCGCCGCCGCGTCCGTCCAAGGGTGCCTCGGCCGGGTACGAACACGCGCTGGAAGGTCCGTATGGCGACCACACCGGGTATTACAACGAGCAGGAGTGGTTCCCCGTCTTCACGGTCGAGCGCATCACGATGCGGCGCGACGCGATCTATCACTCCACCTATACCGGCAAGCCGCCCGATGAACCCGCCGTGCTCGGCGTCGCGCTCAACGAAGTGTTCGTGCCACTGTTGCAGAAGCAGTTCACCGAGATCACCGATTTTTACCTGCCGCCTGAAGGATGCAGCTACCGGATGGCGATCGTGCAGATGAAGAAGAGCTACCCAGGCCACGCCAAACGGGTGATGTTTGGCGTGTGGAGCTTCCTGCGGCAATTCATGTACACGAAGTTCATCGTCGTGGTTGACGAGGACGTGAACATTCGCGACTGGAAGGAAGTGATCTGGGCGATCACCACGCGCATCGATCCGGCGCGCGACACCGTGCTGGTCGACCGCACGCCGATCGACTATCTGGATTTCGCGTCGCCGGTGGCGGGGCTCGGTTCGAAGATGGGACTCGACGCGACCAACAAATGGCCCGGCGAGACCGATCGCGAATGGGGCCGCCCGATTGTGATGGACGACGCGGTCAAACAGCGCATCGACACGCTTTGGAACGAGTTGGGTCTGTAA
- a CDS encoding transglycosylase SLT domain-containing protein: protein MNAWLSWRPDERIAQVVRGALRRGTRMSHHLFSIVGGFAVVLALALWLMPAWRGTLAAKLMPVISAAVQAGPARLLQGNPLPAFGPPGGASSEDSLSANSTSNDAASGSNNGNNGVTASNTSFDGAFDGNGTAGMGVAALNGLDPRTMHSVSALARLIPQQRVSADARDDRALVSTREQDLVSSYLARRYRVAQEPVGELVKAAFDTGREVGLDPLLLLSVMAIESGFNPYAESGVGAQGLMQVMSKVHSDKFQYFGGQRAALEPVANIKVGALVLKDCIARGGSLPGGLRLYVGSTSPDDGGYGAKVMAERGRLRDVARGRKVPVNAPQAPALTASTTTTATAAGNGKRVQVTLDNSHPLSAAAPVKAPVPEQDDASSNAAKHVASASELGA from the coding sequence ATGAACGCCTGGTTATCGTGGCGTCCCGATGAGCGTATCGCGCAAGTTGTGCGTGGTGCGTTGCGTCGAGGGACGCGAATGAGTCATCACCTGTTCAGCATCGTCGGCGGTTTCGCTGTCGTGCTGGCACTCGCGCTGTGGCTGATGCCGGCCTGGCGCGGAACACTCGCCGCCAAGTTGATGCCGGTCATTTCGGCCGCTGTGCAAGCCGGTCCCGCCCGCCTGCTGCAGGGCAACCCGCTGCCGGCGTTCGGGCCGCCCGGCGGCGCGTCCTCTGAAGACTCGCTGTCCGCGAATTCGACCAGCAACGACGCCGCTAGCGGCTCGAACAACGGCAACAATGGCGTGACCGCCAGCAACACCAGCTTCGACGGCGCTTTCGACGGTAACGGCACGGCCGGTATGGGCGTGGCGGCGCTGAACGGGCTCGACCCGCGTACCATGCACAGCGTCAGCGCGCTGGCGCGGCTGATTCCGCAGCAACGCGTCTCGGCCGACGCACGCGACGATCGCGCGCTGGTTTCGACCCGCGAGCAGGATCTGGTCTCGTCGTACTTGGCGCGGCGCTATCGCGTCGCTCAGGAACCGGTCGGCGAGCTCGTGAAAGCGGCGTTCGACACTGGCCGCGAAGTCGGTCTCGATCCGCTCCTGCTGCTCTCCGTGATGGCGATCGAATCGGGCTTCAACCCGTACGCCGAGAGCGGCGTGGGCGCGCAGGGCCTGATGCAGGTGATGTCCAAGGTGCATTCGGACAAATTCCAGTATTTCGGTGGCCAGCGTGCGGCGCTCGAACCGGTCGCGAACATCAAGGTGGGCGCGCTGGTGCTGAAGGATTGCATCGCACGCGGCGGTTCGCTGCCTGGCGGCTTGCGTCTGTACGTCGGTTCGACCTCGCCGGACGACGGCGGTTACGGCGCCAAGGTCATGGCCGAGCGTGGCCGTCTGCGCGATGTGGCGCGTGGCCGCAAAGTGCCGGTCAACGCTCCGCAGGCGCCGGCTCTGACCGCGTCGACCACGACCACGGCTACCGCAGCGGGTAACGGCAAGCGCGTGCAGGTAACGCTCGATAATAGTCATCCGTTGAGCGCGGCAGCACCGGTGAAGGCGCCAGTTCCGGAGCAGGACGACGCTAGCTCCAACGCTGCCAAGCATGTGGCGTCGGCTTCGGAGTTGGGCGCCTGA
- a CDS encoding pyridoxal phosphate-dependent aminotransferase has product MNSVTEPLVRLAARVDAIQPFYVMELAKEAALLERDGRDIIHMGIGEPDFTAPEPVIEAAASALRRGVTQYTNALGLHALREAISAHYAEAYGVSVDPARIVVTAGASAALLLACAALVDRDDEVLMPDPCYPCNRHFVIAAEGKPVMVPSGPAERFQLTAADVERLWNERTRGVLLASPSNPTGTSIEPAELERIVKAVRARGGFTIVDEIYQGLSYDAKPVSALSFGDDVITVNSFSKYFNMTGWRLGWLVVPPAMVGAFEKLAQNLFICASALAQHAALACFEPETIAIYEARRLEFKRRRDFIAPALESLGFSVPVMPDGAFYVYADCGTVAHPAAGDSAALTKAMLHDAGVVLVPGMDFGTHAPKEYIRLSYATAYPKLEEAVERLAKLFGRH; this is encoded by the coding sequence ATGAACTCCGTGACCGAACCCTTGGTGCGGCTTGCTGCCCGCGTCGACGCCATCCAGCCTTTCTACGTGATGGAACTGGCCAAGGAAGCCGCGCTGCTGGAGCGCGATGGGCGCGACATCATTCACATGGGAATCGGCGAACCCGATTTCACCGCCCCTGAGCCGGTCATCGAGGCCGCCGCCAGCGCGCTGCGCCGCGGCGTCACGCAATACACCAATGCACTCGGCCTGCACGCGCTGCGCGAGGCGATTTCGGCGCATTACGCCGAGGCCTACGGCGTCAGCGTCGATCCGGCGCGGATCGTCGTCACGGCGGGCGCGTCCGCTGCGTTGCTGTTAGCGTGCGCGGCACTGGTCGACCGCGACGACGAAGTGCTGATGCCCGACCCGTGCTATCCGTGCAACCGGCATTTCGTGATCGCCGCCGAAGGCAAGCCGGTCATGGTGCCGAGCGGCCCGGCCGAACGTTTCCAACTGACCGCCGCCGATGTCGAGCGTCTGTGGAACGAACGCACGCGCGGCGTGCTACTGGCGTCGCCGTCGAACCCCACCGGCACGTCGATCGAACCGGCCGAACTCGAGCGCATCGTCAAGGCCGTACGCGCACGCGGCGGTTTTACGATCGTCGATGAAATCTACCAGGGCCTGAGCTACGACGCAAAACCCGTCTCGGCGCTCTCCTTCGGCGACGACGTCATCACCGTCAACAGCTTCTCGAAGTACTTCAACATGACTGGCTGGCGTTTGGGCTGGCTGGTGGTGCCGCCGGCGATGGTCGGCGCATTCGAAAAGCTCGCGCAGAATCTGTTCATCTGCGCGTCGGCGCTCGCGCAGCACGCGGCGCTGGCCTGCTTTGAACCGGAAACGATCGCGATCTACGAAGCGCGCCGCCTCGAATTCAAACGCCGCCGTGACTTCATTGCACCGGCGCTGGAATCGCTGGGCTTCTCGGTGCCGGTCATGCCTGACGGCGCGTTCTACGTGTACGCCGATTGCGGCACGGTCGCGCATCCGGCAGCCGGCGACAGCGCAGCGCTGACCAAGGCAATGTTGCACGATGCGGGCGTGGTGCTGGTCCCGGGTATGGACTTCGGCACGCATGCGCCGAAGGAGTACATCCGGCTCTCGTATGCGACCGCCTATCCGAAGCTGGAAGAAGCGGTCGAGCGATTGGCAAAGCTGTTCGGGCGGCATTGA